Genomic DNA from Opitutaceae bacterium:
ATCGATGCGCTGTCGAAGACGGGTGTCGTTCTAGGTCACTTCTATGTCTCACCCGTCTGCGCGCCGACGCGGGCGGAATTTCTGACCGGCCGCTATCACACGCGCGTGGGCGTTCGCGGAGTGCAGAATGGAAATGAACGCTTGAATCTGGACGAACGCACCATCGCGGATGTGTTCAAGGATGCGGGGTATTCAACGGGGCTCTTTGGGAAATGGCACAATGGCGGGCAGGGGCCGTACCATCCGAATGCGCGGGGGTTTTCAGAATTTTATGGATACACGCAGGGGCACTGGCCGAGCTATTTCGATGCCCAGGTGGAGCACAATGGCCGGCGCGTTCGAAGCTCCGGATACCTGCCGGATGACGTGACGAAGCATGCGTGTGACTTCATCGAGGCAAATCGAGGGCAGCCGTTCCTTTGCTACCTTGCGCTCCCCACACCGCATTCGCCGATGCAGGTTCCGGACAGGTACTGGGGTCGATTCGCCGGGCGCGAAATCACTCAGCGCGGCACACCGCCCGCGGGCCAGGTGGAGGATCCGGATTTCACCCGCGCCGTGCTGGCGATGACGGAGAATATCGACGACAATGTCGGCCGTGTGCTGGATCGTCTGGACGCACTGAACCTCACTGGGAGCACGATTGTGGTCTATTTCAGCGACAACGGCCCGAACAGCTGGCGTTGGAATGCGGGAATGAAGGGAAGGAAGGCGTCGGTCGATGAGGGCGGCGTGCGCTCGCCCTGCATCATCCGGTGGCCGGGCCATGTTCCGGTCGATGCTCGCCTGGACGGGATTGCTGGCGTGATCGATCTGTTTCCAACACTGGCGGACATGGCCGGCATTGCGCTCCATTCGAAGAAGCCGCTCGATGGGGTGAGTCTTCGCGCATGCATTGAGAGGGGTGCCCCCGCGCCGGATCGGTTGCTGTTTGCGGAAAACAACGGGAAGGTCAGCGTGAGGTCGGCGGAACATCGCATCGATCCGGGCGGCGCCCTCTTTGACATCACGAAGGATCCGCAACAGACGACGGACATCTCAAAGGAAAATCCCGCGGTTGCTGCGCGCCTGAAGCAGGCGGTCGAAGACTGGAAACGAGAGGTGACATCACCGGCGCCACGGAGCCGGCCCTATCCCGTGGGCTACTGTGCATTGCCGAGATCCGAGGTGCCCGCGGGCGAAGGAATTCCCAGTGGTGGAATCCTGCGAAGCGCCCGCTGGCCGAACTCCTCCTATTTCACACATTGGACGTCGGCCAGGGACAGCATCACCTGGCCGATTGAAGTGCTGACTGCGGGACGCTATCGCATCGAAGTTTACTATGCGTGCCCGGCGGCGGATGTCGGCGCGATGATCGAGGCGACCGTCGGGCAGGCGCGGATTCTGGCCAGGCTTGAGGTTGCCAACGATCCGCCATTGCTTGGGGCAGCCAATGACCGGGTCAAACGTGAGGAATCCTACACGAAGGATTTCCGTCCTTTCCGAATGGGAGAGATGGATCTGCCTGCGGGCACCTGCGATCTGACGCTACGTGCCATTGAGATTCCCGGGTCGCAGGCGATGGAGGTGCAGGCCGTTGCAATGACCCTTCTTCCTTGAGAGGGAGGACGTGGGGAGCATCCATCGTCGGAGCGGGTGCTGTCGTGAAGCGGCGGTGATCGTGCGTGCCCAATCCGCCGCGCCATGGCTCCGTGCCGTCTGCAACATTGCCGTTGGGCGGGAAAGGCGCGTTCGCAGCGAGCATCGACGTCGCGCCTCCCGAATCACGGATTCACTACAATTTCTTGCGTGATAGGGATAAAACGCCGAAAATGCGATCGAACCGAAAGTCCCTCCATAATGAAACTATCTGTCCATCCGTCTGCGATTTTGATGGTACGGGGAACATTCGTCATGAATTGTGAATGCGACTTGACGGCAATTAGATAAAACTTAGTTTTACCGGCAATTTCGCTAATCATGGTTAAGGCTATCACCCGCATCGGCAATTCGCAGGGCCTGATTTTCGATCAGGCGCTGATGGATATGGCGCGTCTTTCGACGGGCGATTTGGTGAATATCACGGTGGCACACAACGGAGCGATTGTGCTCACTCCTGCCCGTGAAACCGTTCCCGTTGACGAGGTGAAGAAGCGGGCTAGTAGCATCATTCGCAAGCACGACGGACTGTTTCGCCGTCTGGCGTAGACGTGGCCGTCATCTACTTGACGCTCGAACACGTCGCCGCGATTCATGATGCGACCTTGGAGGAACATGGCGGCAAAGTGGGCTATCATGCGCGGGAGATGGTGGAGTCAGCGATCGAGATGCCAAAGAGTTCGTTCAACGGAAGAGACCTCTATCCCGGTCTGTTTGACAAAGCCGCGGCCTACCTGTTTTTTATCGCCAGCAATCATGGCTTCGCCGACGGAAACAAACGCACCGCGTTGGCTGCAGCACTGACTTTCTTGAGCCTGAACGGTCGAGATGTGGAGATTCCGATGAAACGTTGGGCAGAAGCCGAAGCACAGATACTCGCAATAGCCGATGGAAAAATGAAACGCGAAGCGGTGATGGGGCAGTTCAAGGATCTTCTGGCGGATATCGGCATCAAGGAAGCAGAGTAGAGGGAGTCGAGGTTCAGTCATCCCGCCCGCTCCATACCATGCTCTTGAGTGACCTTGTATCCATTCTGCAGGCTGCCGTCAGCCCGGTTGTTCTGATTTCAGGCGTCGGGTTGCTCATCCTGTCGATGACCAACCGCCTTGCGCGAGTCGTGGATCGGTCCAGGCAGCT
This window encodes:
- a CDS encoding sulfatase-like hydrolase/transferase is translated as MFVAVSVFSVVLVLPMRSSPSAQPPNVVVILADDQGWGDLGFNGNRMVSTPRIDALSKTGVVLGHFYVSPVCAPTRAEFLTGRYHTRVGVRGVQNGNERLNLDERTIADVFKDAGYSTGLFGKWHNGGQGPYHPNARGFSEFYGYTQGHWPSYFDAQVEHNGRRVRSSGYLPDDVTKHACDFIEANRGQPFLCYLALPTPHSPMQVPDRYWGRFAGREITQRGTPPAGQVEDPDFTRAVLAMTENIDDNVGRVLDRLDALNLTGSTIVVYFSDNGPNSWRWNAGMKGRKASVDEGGVRSPCIIRWPGHVPVDARLDGIAGVIDLFPTLADMAGIALHSKKPLDGVSLRACIERGAPAPDRLLFAENNGKVSVRSAEHRIDPGGALFDITKDPQQTTDISKENPAVAARLKQAVEDWKREVTSPAPRSRPYPVGYCALPRSEVPAGEGIPSGGILRSARWPNSSYFTHWTSARDSITWPIEVLTAGRYRIEVYYACPAADVGAMIEATVGQARILARLEVANDPPLLGAANDRVKREESYTKDFRPFRMGEMDLPAGTCDLTLRAIEIPGSQAMEVQAVAMTLLP
- a CDS encoding type II toxin-antitoxin system death-on-curing family toxin, with the protein product MAVIYLTLEHVAAIHDATLEEHGGKVGYHAREMVESAIEMPKSSFNGRDLYPGLFDKAAAYLFFIASNHGFADGNKRTALAAALTFLSLNGRDVEIPMKRWAEAEAQILAIADGKMKREAVMGQFKDLLADIGIKEAE